One window from the genome of Kluyveromyces marxianus DMKU3-1042 DNA, complete genome, chromosome 3 encodes:
- the DID4 gene encoding ESCRT-III subunit protein DID4, whose product MSLLTWIFGENLTPQERMRKNQRALERAQRELDREKRKLEVQEKKLIQEIKKSAKNGQVNAAKIQAKDLVRTRKYIEKFGNMKTQLQAISLRVQAVRSSDQMAISMREATGLLAGMNRSMNLPQLQRISMEFEKQSDLMEQRQEFMDESIDDVMGDELDEDEEADEIVNKVLDEIGVDLNAKLQTAPQNLVQAEQPVSEPAKAVAEAMGSSGGVATSSGPTTDDELQARLNSLKRG is encoded by the exons ATGAGTCTTTTAACCTGGATATTTGGGGAAAATTTGACTCCTCAGGAGCGTATGAGAAAA AACCAAAGAGCATTAGAAAGAGCCCAAAGAGAACTTGACAGGGAAAAGCGTAAATTAGAAGTGcaagagaaaaaattgATTCAAGAGATCAAGAAATCTGCGAAAAATGGACAAGTGAATGCAGCTAAGATTCAGGCGAAGGACTTGGTAAGAACAAGGAAGTATATTGAGAAATTCGGGAACATGAAAACACAATTGCAGGCCATTTCGTTGCGGGTACAAGCCGTTAGAAGTAGTGATCAAATGGCTATATCTATGAGGGAAGCCACAGGACTACTAGCGGGTATGAATAGATCAATGAATCTTCCTCAGTTACAAAGGATATCTATGGAATTTGAGAAGCAAAGTGACTTGATGGAGCAGAGACAAGAGTTTATGGATGAATCCATCGACGATGTTATGGGTGACGAGctagatgaagatgaagaagcagatgAAATTGTTAATAAGGttcttgatgaaattgGAGTGGACTTAAACGCTAAACTCCAGACTGCACCTCAAAATCTGGTGCAGGCCGAACAACCAGTAAGTGAACCTGCTAAGGCAGTTGCAGAAGCAATGGGGTCATCTGGTGGTGTGGCAACTTCTAGTGGGCCTACTACTGATGATGAGTTACAGGCTAGATTGAACAGCTTAAAACGTGGATAA
- the CAP1 gene encoding Cap1p yields MTRSSACSICIMSKFEEIVREIVFDSPPEEIPLVYNNLQVLSNGDSKQEIISIIQEFNEKVRVPVKYDGENYVLSEYNKSGSKYFDPVKKVLFSVDPVSREVSDVEELQEQELVATDVQDSLYGDLSKYVSKAFPETAAYGVFKTKKSENEYAIVIVSNKKSLGDFWTGNWVSEYIYNAVSDSISGKVSVDAHYFEDGNVRFKSSAPLEEETSTSPVVSIKRFENNFEKNLIEKFQYMNETQFKGLRRRLPVTRAKINWGQGIGNYRLGRDAAQGTN; encoded by the exons ATGACACGCTCTAGTGCATGCAGTATCTG TATAATGTctaaatttgaagaaattgtcAGAGAAATCGTATTCGACTCGCCTCCAGAGGAGATACCTTTGGTTTATAACAACTTGCAAGTCCTAAGCAATGGAGACAGCAAACAAGAGATCATCTCCATCATTCAAGAGTTCAATGAAAAAGTCAGAGTGCCAGTAAAGTACGATGGTGAAAACTACGTGCTTAGTGAATACAATAAATCTGGAAGTAAGTATTTTGATCCAGTAAAGAAGGTTTTATTCTCAGTAGACCCAGTTTCTCGCGAGGTAAGCGACGTCGAAGAGTTACAAGAGCAGGAATTGGTGGCTACAGACGTTCAAGATAGCTTATATGGTGATTTATCAAAGTACGTCTCGAAGGCCTTCCCTGAAACTGCGGCTTACGGCGTTTTcaagacgaagaagagcGAGAACGAGTATGCGATCGTTATTGTGAGCAATAAGAAGAGCCTTGGCGACTTCTGGACCGGCAATTGGGTTTCTGAATACATCTATAACGCGGTCAGTGACAGTATCAGTGGGAAGGTCTCTGTTGACGCTCACTATTTCGAAGATGGAAACGTCCGTTTCAAATCCTCGGCTCCTctagaagaagagacaTCTACTTCTCCAGTGGTAAGCATCAAGAGATTCGAAAataactttgaaaagaacctCATCGAGAAGTTCCAGTACATGAATGAAACACAATTCAAGGGcttgagaagaagactACCTGTGACAAGAGCTAAGATCAATTGGGGACAAGGTATCGGTAACTACAGATTAGGTAGAGACGCAGCTCAAGGAACAAACTAA
- the AUR1 gene encoding inositol phosphorylceramide synthase, producing the protein MSSWFHRTFLADRPAGSRLANLETSFSPQVSIRKLKNYQPTVSEICHYGFLGSILFFTFIVNPAAWIYKILAYSLLILLCIVPATGQFFFNALPVLTWLALYFTSSSFDATYRPPITVKVLPAIETILYGDNLSDILATSINKPLDIIAWLPYGIFHFGAPFVVAAIIFLCGPPTILRGYAFAFGYMNLFGVITQNVFPAAPPWYKILHGLAPAHYGMHGSPGGLGRIDEYFGINLYTSGFSNSAVIFGAFPSLHSGCATMEALFFSYVFPKLTPLFVFYVCWLWWSTMYLTHHYFVDLMAGSVLSFVIFQYTKYFILPLPEKGVYSRWSYAEITKFNIWQSDPLYGARADVENVPLSVLETDFELNSMENSNSPSIFDETSTRSASRSSITSADNFENDLPLRASTAKPNKQRID; encoded by the coding sequence atgTCGAGTTGGTTTCACAGGACATTTCTTGCCGATAGGCCGGCAGGCTCAAGGTTAGCCAATTTAGAGACTAGTTTTTCGCCTCAAGTTAGCATaagaaagttgaagaactaCCAGCCAACGGTTAGTGAGATTTGTCATTACGGGTTTTTAGGGAGCATTctatttttcactttcattGTCAATCCAGCAGCATGGATTTACAAGATATTGGCGTATTCGCTATTGATACTGCTTTGTATCGTTCCGGCTACAGGCcagttctttttcaatgcGCTCCCAGTGTTGACATGGTTGGCTCTATATTTCACATCATCGTCGTTTGATGCGACATACAGACCTCCTATCACGGTGAAGGTTTTGCCAGCTATCGAGACGATATTATACGGTGATAACTTGAGTGATATCCTTGCGACGTCTATAAATAAGCCGTTGGACATTATTGCATGGCTACCATACGGTATTTTCCATTTCGGGGCGCCATTTGTAGTTGCAGCGATTATTTTCCTCTGCGGGCCTCCAACTATATTGAGAGGCTATGCGTTTGCATTTGGTTACATGAACCTCTTTGGGGTTATCACACAAAACGTCTTCCCAGCAGCTCCACCATGGTACAAGATTCTACACGGATTGGCACCAGCTCACTATGGCATGCACGGATCCCCAGGTGGCTTGGGCAGAATCGACGAGTACTTTGGAATTAACCTATACACTTCCGGGTTCAGTAATTCTGCTGTCATTTTCGGTGCGTTCCCCTCGTTGCATTCTGGATGTGCTACCATGGAGGCCCTATTCTTCTCTTACGTTTTCCCCAAGTTGACTCCATTATTTGTGTTTTACGTTTGTTGGCTATGGTGGTCTACGATGTACTTGACGCATCACTACTTTGTGGATTTGATGGCAGGTTCAGTGCTTTCATTCGTCATTTTCcaatatacaaaatacTTCATTCTACCGCTGCCCGAAAAGGGTGTGTACTCCAGATGGTCGTATGCAGAAATTACAAAATTCAACATCTGGCAATCGGACCCATTATACGGTGCTCGTGCAGATGTAGAAAACGTTCCATTATCTGTGTTGGAAACAGATTTTGAGCTAAACTCGATGGAAAACTCTAATTCTCCATCTATTTTTGACGaaacatcaacaagatCAGCATCTCGTTCATCTATTACATCAGCAgataattttgaaaatgacCTACCATTGAGAGCTTCAACGGCAAAGCCcaataaacaaagaattgattga
- the HSE1 gene encoding ESCRT-0 subunit protein HSE1 translates to MTSTVKLQKAIDKATDAGLRADNWGYLIEVCDLVKLDAEENGEFAMNLIEDNLLGRNANVILRTLSLVVALAENCGSRLQQAISSKHFTGILFKLVDDSRVHITVKREVVKTVHQLADSFKNDPSLKYMHDLENKIKITHPQLLSEPRVPKKKEMSRDKEQEEEKELAEALRLSLLEFEKSNGKPNGSGAAPINSGAYQPQQQQQPEQQQPKQTPTTIRKVRAMYDFKATEQDELSFKKGDLICVVEQVYRDWWRGTLGGRVGIFPLNYVTPVTEPTKQELELEARKEGEVFAQKDNVDKLQRKLREAGNADVSQDQEINELYGSVSPLRPQISKMLGKYSQKKDDLLSLRQVLANAEITYNQLLSRASNAYAAPAPPPTSQYASPGYSMSASSQQPLQPPVQSPAPIQQQQQQQQQQQPIQQQQQQQYPYAHQQQASVQPMGRPAGQSAVEPQQYSRQSFAFPQMPSQGYPQAQVPPQQSLPYPQATSPVQQNHQQVPQYYNINSTGTLPN, encoded by the coding sequence ATGACATCTACGGTGAAATTGCAAAAAGCGATTGATAAGGCGACAGATGCAGGATTAAGGGCCGACAATTGGGGATATCTCATTGAGGTATGCGACTTGGTGAAGTTGGATGCTGAGGAAAATGGGGAGTTTGCTATGAACTTGATTGAGGATAACCTTTTAGGTAGGAATGCGAATGTTATACTTAGGACGTTGTCTCTTGTGGTAGCTTTGGCGGAAAATTGTGGGAGTCGGTTGCAACAAGCGATTAGCAGCAAGCATTTTACTGGGattttgttcaagttgGTTGATGATTCGCGTGTGCACATCACTGTTAAGCGGGAGGTAGTTAAGACGGTGCATCAGCTAGCAGATTCGTTTAAGAATGATCCGTCATTGAAGTATATGCATGATCTAGAGAACAAGATAAAGATTACTCATCCGCAGTTATTGTCTGAGCCGAGGGTTcctaagaagaaggagatgTCGCGGGATAAGGAGCAGgaggaagagaaggagTTGGCTGAGGCGCTCAGGCTCTCGTTGCTTGAGTTTGAAAAGAGTAATGGGAAGCCGAATGGGAGCGGAGCAGCCCCTATCAATAGTGGAGCATATCAAccgcagcagcagcagcagccgGAACAGCAACAACCAAAGCAGACTCCTACTACCATACGTAAAGTGAGAGCAATGTACGATTTCAAGGCTACAGAGCAAGACGAATTGTCGTTCAAGAAGGGCGATTTGATCTGCGTTGTGGAACAAGTTTACAGAGATTGGTGGAGAGGGACTTTGGGCGGACGTGTTGGGATTTTCCCATTGAATTACGTGACTCCTGTCACGGAGCCAACGAAGCAAGAACTGGAACTAGAGGCTCGTAAGGAGGGCGAAGTGTTTGCACAGAAAGATAACGTGGATAAGTTGCAGCGGAAACTAAGGGAAGCTGGCAATGCAGACGTGTCCCAAGACCAAGAGATTAATGAGTTGTATGGTTCCGTGTCGCCATTGCGTCCGCAAATATCGAAGATGTTGGGTAAGTACTCtcagaagaaagatgatCTTCTCTCGTTACGCCAAGTTCTAGCAAATGCCGAGATTACCTATAACCAATTATTGAGCAGAGCTTCTAATGCATACGCGGCACCAGCACCCCCTCCAACATCTCAGTATGCCTCGCCAGGCTATAGCATGTCAGCCTCATCTCAACAGCCGCTACAACCACCGGTTCAATCACCGGCACCAattcaacagcagcagcaacagcagcaacagcaacagccaatacaacaacagcaacaacaacagtaCCCATATGCACACCAGCAGCAAGCTTCTGTACAGCCTATGGGTCGTCCGGCCGGACAATCTGCCGTAGAGCCTCAGCAATACTCGAGACAATCTTTTGCATTCCCGCAAATGCCTAGCCAGGGCTACCCTCAAGCACAGGTTCCCCCGCAACAAAGCCTGCCTTATCCTCAAGCAACTTCTCCAGTACAACaaaatcatcaacaagTGCCACAGTACTACAATATCAACTCTACCGGCACTCTGCCAAATTGA
- the RPL14B gene encoding 60S ribosomal protein eL14, translated as MSTDSVVKASNWRLVEVGRVVLVNKGQYAGKLATIVEIIDQKRALIDGPTTGVPRQAINLGQVVLTPLTFALPRGAKSATVSKKWASAGVSEKWAASSWAKKIAQRERRSALTDFERFQVLVLKKQKRYAVKKAVAKA; from the exons ATGTCCACTGATTCTGTTGTTAAAGCTTCTAACTGGAGATTGGTCGAAGTTGGCCGTGTCGTTTTGGTCAACAAGGGCCAATACGCCGGCAAGTTGGCCACCATTGTCGAAATCATTGACCAAAAGAGA GCTTTGATCGACGGTCCAACCACTGGTGTCCCAAGACAAGCAATCAACTTGGGTCAAGTCGTCTTGACTCCATTGACCTTTGCTTTGCCAAGAGGTGCTAAGTCCGCTACTGTTTCCAAGAAGTGGGCTTCTGCCGGTGTCTCTGAAAAGTGGGCCGCTTCCTCCTGGGCTAAGAAGATTGCTCAAAGAGAAAGACGTTCTGCTTTGACCGACTTCGAAAGATTCCaagttttggttttgaagaagcaaaagagaTACGCTGTTAAGAAGGCTGTTGCCAAGGCTTAA
- the MRP17 gene encoding mitochondrial 37S ribosomal protein bS6m produces MLYELVSVVRVSNPLAANAEAKELATTIGRLIIQNRGVVRKIVPMGNKLLPKIIKKDQEQHFQGYHFQMLFDSSAPVQSEILRTLKKDPRVIRSNIIRLNTDKKLDIPISFERAAGNVSSLNKSKSTPF; encoded by the coding sequence ATGTTGTATGAATTAGTGAGCGTTGTTCGTGTGAGCAATCCATTAGCAGCCAATGCTGAAGCAAAGGAACTAGCGACTACTATTGGTAGATTGATTATTCAGAATAGAGGTGTTGTGAGGAAAATTGTACCTATGGGTAACAAGCTGTTACCTAAGATTATAAAGAAGGACCAAGAGCAGCATTTCCAAGGATACCACTTCCAGATGTTATTCGACTCGTCTGCGCCTGTGCAGTCTGAAATTTTGAGAACTCTAAAGAAGGATCCTAGAGTTATCAGATCAAACATAATCAGATTAAACACCGACAAGAAACTAGATATTCCTATATCCTTCGAAAGAGCTGCTGGAAACGTTTCTTCGTTGAACAAGAGCAAGTCTACACCATTTTGA